A window from Nitrospirota bacterium encodes these proteins:
- a CDS encoding UPF0175 family protein, with amino-acid sequence MATKTLSIRINDDDFKFLSSLAKEEKEDVSKTVRELVDLGRVLLAIDKYKKSEASIEKASKIAGVSISKMMDLFKDYGVEANLEEEDYLKSLKTIRKVW; translated from the coding sequence ATGGCTACCAAAACTTTAAGTATACGAATAAATGACGACGACTTTAAATTCCTTTCTTCTTTAGCTAAGGAAGAAAAAGAAGATGTCTCGAAAACAGTCAGAGAACTCGTTGATCTTGGCAGGGTGTTACTTGCCATAGACAAATATAAAAAATCTGAGGCTTCTATCGAAAAGGCATCAAAAATAGCCGGTGTTTCCATCTCAAAGATGATGGATCTGTTTAAAGATTACGGCGTTGAGGCCAATCTTGAAGAAGAAGATTATCTGAAAAGTCTAAAAACCATCAGAAAGGTTTGGTGA